Proteins encoded together in one Chelonoidis abingdonii isolate Lonesome George chromosome 1, CheloAbing_2.0, whole genome shotgun sequence window:
- the CBLL1 gene encoding E3 ubiquitin-protein ligase Hakai isoform X1 — translation MTVNTFFSCTDNDLQGTNSSGSLGGLDVRRRIPIKLISKQPNKTKPAPRAPRIMNRMPSKAQAGDEEEFDYNEEERYECKGADKFGNPRRFPGHIFWDFKINLLGEKDDTPVHFCDKCGLPIKLYGRMIPCKHVFCYDCAILHEKKGDKMCPGCNDPVQRIEQCVRGSLFMCSIVQGCKRTYLSQRDLQAHINHRHMRAGKPVTRPPLEPVHPPIAPPPAEIPERFIMPPDKHHMSHIPPKQHLMMPPPPLQHVQHEHYNQPHEDIRAPPAEMSMAPPPPRSVSQDTFRISTRKHSNLITVPIQDDSNSGAREPPPPAPAPAHHHPEYQGQPVVSHPHHIMPPQQHYAPPPPPPPPISHPMQHPPQGAGTPHMVYSQAPPPPMTSAPPPITPPPGHIIAQMPPYMNHPPPGPPPPQHGGPPVNVNAPPPHHYNPNSLPQFSEDQGTLSPPFTQPGGMSPGMWPAPRGPPPPPRMQGPPSQAPLPGPHHPDQTRYRPYYQ, via the exons ATGACAGTAAACACATTTTTCTCTTGTACAGACAATGATTTGCAAGGCACTAATAGTTCTGGATCATTGGGTGGTCTTGATGTTCGCAGACGAATCCCTATAAAGCTCATCTCCAAACAGCCCAACAAAACCAAACCTGCACCACGTGCTCCAAGAATTATGAACAGGATGCCTTCAAAGGCACAGGCTGGTGATGAAG AAGAATTTGATTATAATGAAGAGGAGCGATATGAGTGCAAAGGAGCTGACAAGTTTGGGAATCCAAGAAGATTCCCCGGACACATATTTTGGGACTTTAAG ATAAATTTGCTCGGAGAAAAGGATGATACACCAGTCCATTTCTGTGACAAGTGTGGATTGCCCATCAAATTGTATGGGCGCATG ATACCTTGCAAGCATGTTTTCTGCTATGACTGTGCTATATTACATGAGAAGAAGGGTGACAAGATGTGCCCAGG cTGTAATGATCCTGTGCAGCGAATTGAGCAATGTGTGCGGGGGTCTCTCTTCATGTGTAGCATTGTTCAAGGGTGCAAGAGAACATATTTGTCTCAGAGAGACTTACAGGCTCACATCAACCATCGTCATATGAGAGCTGGAAAACCTGTTACCCGTCCTCCACTTGAACCTGTACATCCTCCTATTGCCCCGCCTCCTGCTGAAATTCCTGAGCGTTTCATAATGCCACCTGATAAGCATCATATGAGCCATATTCCACCAAAGCAGCACCTCATGATGCCACCACCTCCTTTACAGCATGTGCAACACGAGCATTACAACCAACCGCACGAGGACATTCGTGCACCCCCAGCAGAGATGTCAATGGCTCCACCACCACCACGCTCGGTCAGTCAGGATACATTTCGTATTTCCACAAGAAAACACAGCAATTTAATAACTGTCCCTATTCAGGATGATTCAAATTCAGGTGCTCGAGAACCACCTCCACCAGCCCCAGCACCTGCTCATCATCATCCTGAATATCAGGGTCAACCAGTGGTATCCCATCCTCATCATATTATGCCTCCACAGCAACATTATGCACCACCCCCGCCACCGCCACCACCAATAAGCCATCCAATGCAACATCCTCCCCAGGGAGCAGGTACTCCTCATATGGTTTATAGCCAAGCTCCACCACCACCGATGACCTCTGCTCCACCACCAATAACCCCTCCCCCTGGACACATAATTGCCCAAATGCCACCATATATGAATCACCCTCCTCCAGGACCTCCCCCTCCTCAACATGGTGGCCCACCAGTAAATGTAaatgcaccccctccccatcacTATAATCCTAACTCTTTGCCGCAGTTCAGTGAAGATCAAGGAACTCTCAGCCCTCCTTTTACACAGCCTGGGGGAATGAGTCCTGGAATGTGGCCAGCTCCAAGAGggcctcctccacccccaagaaTGCAAGGCCCACCTTCTCAAGCCCCACTTCCTGGACCACATCACCCAGATCAAACCAGATATAGACCATACTACCAATGA
- the CBLL1 gene encoding E3 ubiquitin-protein ligase Hakai isoform X2 yields the protein MTVNTFFSCTDNDLQGTNSSGSLGGLDVRRRIPIKLISKQPNKTKPAPRAPRIMNRMPSKAQAGDEEFDYNEEERYECKGADKFGNPRRFPGHIFWDFKINLLGEKDDTPVHFCDKCGLPIKLYGRMIPCKHVFCYDCAILHEKKGDKMCPGCNDPVQRIEQCVRGSLFMCSIVQGCKRTYLSQRDLQAHINHRHMRAGKPVTRPPLEPVHPPIAPPPAEIPERFIMPPDKHHMSHIPPKQHLMMPPPPLQHVQHEHYNQPHEDIRAPPAEMSMAPPPPRSVSQDTFRISTRKHSNLITVPIQDDSNSGAREPPPPAPAPAHHHPEYQGQPVVSHPHHIMPPQQHYAPPPPPPPPISHPMQHPPQGAGTPHMVYSQAPPPPMTSAPPPITPPPGHIIAQMPPYMNHPPPGPPPPQHGGPPVNVNAPPPHHYNPNSLPQFSEDQGTLSPPFTQPGGMSPGMWPAPRGPPPPPRMQGPPSQAPLPGPHHPDQTRYRPYYQ from the exons ATGACAGTAAACACATTTTTCTCTTGTACAGACAATGATTTGCAAGGCACTAATAGTTCTGGATCATTGGGTGGTCTTGATGTTCGCAGACGAATCCCTATAAAGCTCATCTCCAAACAGCCCAACAAAACCAAACCTGCACCACGTGCTCCAAGAATTATGAACAGGATGCCTTCAAAGGCACAGGCTGGTGATGAAG AATTTGATTATAATGAAGAGGAGCGATATGAGTGCAAAGGAGCTGACAAGTTTGGGAATCCAAGAAGATTCCCCGGACACATATTTTGGGACTTTAAG ATAAATTTGCTCGGAGAAAAGGATGATACACCAGTCCATTTCTGTGACAAGTGTGGATTGCCCATCAAATTGTATGGGCGCATG ATACCTTGCAAGCATGTTTTCTGCTATGACTGTGCTATATTACATGAGAAGAAGGGTGACAAGATGTGCCCAGG cTGTAATGATCCTGTGCAGCGAATTGAGCAATGTGTGCGGGGGTCTCTCTTCATGTGTAGCATTGTTCAAGGGTGCAAGAGAACATATTTGTCTCAGAGAGACTTACAGGCTCACATCAACCATCGTCATATGAGAGCTGGAAAACCTGTTACCCGTCCTCCACTTGAACCTGTACATCCTCCTATTGCCCCGCCTCCTGCTGAAATTCCTGAGCGTTTCATAATGCCACCTGATAAGCATCATATGAGCCATATTCCACCAAAGCAGCACCTCATGATGCCACCACCTCCTTTACAGCATGTGCAACACGAGCATTACAACCAACCGCACGAGGACATTCGTGCACCCCCAGCAGAGATGTCAATGGCTCCACCACCACCACGCTCGGTCAGTCAGGATACATTTCGTATTTCCACAAGAAAACACAGCAATTTAATAACTGTCCCTATTCAGGATGATTCAAATTCAGGTGCTCGAGAACCACCTCCACCAGCCCCAGCACCTGCTCATCATCATCCTGAATATCAGGGTCAACCAGTGGTATCCCATCCTCATCATATTATGCCTCCACAGCAACATTATGCACCACCCCCGCCACCGCCACCACCAATAAGCCATCCAATGCAACATCCTCCCCAGGGAGCAGGTACTCCTCATATGGTTTATAGCCAAGCTCCACCACCACCGATGACCTCTGCTCCACCACCAATAACCCCTCCCCCTGGACACATAATTGCCCAAATGCCACCATATATGAATCACCCTCCTCCAGGACCTCCCCCTCCTCAACATGGTGGCCCACCAGTAAATGTAaatgcaccccctccccatcacTATAATCCTAACTCTTTGCCGCAGTTCAGTGAAGATCAAGGAACTCTCAGCCCTCCTTTTACACAGCCTGGGGGAATGAGTCCTGGAATGTGGCCAGCTCCAAGAGggcctcctccacccccaagaaTGCAAGGCCCACCTTCTCAAGCCCCACTTCCTGGACCACATCACCCAGATCAAACCAGATATAGACCATACTACCAATGA
- the CBLL1 gene encoding E3 ubiquitin-protein ligase Hakai isoform X5 — protein sequence MNRMPSKAQAGDEEEFDYNEEERYECKGADKFGNPRRFPGHIFWDFKINLLGEKDDTPVHFCDKCGLPIKLYGRMIPCKHVFCYDCAILHEKKGDKMCPGCNDPVQRIEQCVRGSLFMCSIVQGCKRTYLSQRDLQAHINHRHMRAGKPVTRPPLEPVHPPIAPPPAEIPERFIMPPDKHHMSHIPPKQHLMMPPPPLQHVQHEHYNQPHEDIRAPPAEMSMAPPPPRSVSQDTFRISTRKHSNLITVPIQDDSNSGAREPPPPAPAPAHHHPEYQGQPVVSHPHHIMPPQQHYAPPPPPPPPISHPMQHPPQGAGTPHMVYSQAPPPPMTSAPPPITPPPGHIIAQMPPYMNHPPPGPPPPQHGGPPVNVNAPPPHHYNPNSLPQFSEDQGTLSPPFTQPGGMSPGMWPAPRGPPPPPRMQGPPSQAPLPGPHHPDQTRYRPYYQ from the exons ATGAACAGGATGCCTTCAAAGGCACAGGCTGGTGATGAAG AAGAATTTGATTATAATGAAGAGGAGCGATATGAGTGCAAAGGAGCTGACAAGTTTGGGAATCCAAGAAGATTCCCCGGACACATATTTTGGGACTTTAAG ATAAATTTGCTCGGAGAAAAGGATGATACACCAGTCCATTTCTGTGACAAGTGTGGATTGCCCATCAAATTGTATGGGCGCATG ATACCTTGCAAGCATGTTTTCTGCTATGACTGTGCTATATTACATGAGAAGAAGGGTGACAAGATGTGCCCAGG cTGTAATGATCCTGTGCAGCGAATTGAGCAATGTGTGCGGGGGTCTCTCTTCATGTGTAGCATTGTTCAAGGGTGCAAGAGAACATATTTGTCTCAGAGAGACTTACAGGCTCACATCAACCATCGTCATATGAGAGCTGGAAAACCTGTTACCCGTCCTCCACTTGAACCTGTACATCCTCCTATTGCCCCGCCTCCTGCTGAAATTCCTGAGCGTTTCATAATGCCACCTGATAAGCATCATATGAGCCATATTCCACCAAAGCAGCACCTCATGATGCCACCACCTCCTTTACAGCATGTGCAACACGAGCATTACAACCAACCGCACGAGGACATTCGTGCACCCCCAGCAGAGATGTCAATGGCTCCACCACCACCACGCTCGGTCAGTCAGGATACATTTCGTATTTCCACAAGAAAACACAGCAATTTAATAACTGTCCCTATTCAGGATGATTCAAATTCAGGTGCTCGAGAACCACCTCCACCAGCCCCAGCACCTGCTCATCATCATCCTGAATATCAGGGTCAACCAGTGGTATCCCATCCTCATCATATTATGCCTCCACAGCAACATTATGCACCACCCCCGCCACCGCCACCACCAATAAGCCATCCAATGCAACATCCTCCCCAGGGAGCAGGTACTCCTCATATGGTTTATAGCCAAGCTCCACCACCACCGATGACCTCTGCTCCACCACCAATAACCCCTCCCCCTGGACACATAATTGCCCAAATGCCACCATATATGAATCACCCTCCTCCAGGACCTCCCCCTCCTCAACATGGTGGCCCACCAGTAAATGTAaatgcaccccctccccatcacTATAATCCTAACTCTTTGCCGCAGTTCAGTGAAGATCAAGGAACTCTCAGCCCTCCTTTTACACAGCCTGGGGGAATGAGTCCTGGAATGTGGCCAGCTCCAAGAGggcctcctccacccccaagaaTGCAAGGCCCACCTTCTCAAGCCCCACTTCCTGGACCACATCACCCAGATCAAACCAGATATAGACCATACTACCAATGA
- the CBLL1 gene encoding E3 ubiquitin-protein ligase Hakai isoform X3, protein MDHNDNDLQGTNSSGSLGGLDVRRRIPIKLISKQPNKTKPAPRAPRIMNRMPSKAQAGDEEEFDYNEEERYECKGADKFGNPRRFPGHIFWDFKINLLGEKDDTPVHFCDKCGLPIKLYGRMIPCKHVFCYDCAILHEKKGDKMCPGCNDPVQRIEQCVRGSLFMCSIVQGCKRTYLSQRDLQAHINHRHMRAGKPVTRPPLEPVHPPIAPPPAEIPERFIMPPDKHHMSHIPPKQHLMMPPPPLQHVQHEHYNQPHEDIRAPPAEMSMAPPPPRSVSQDTFRISTRKHSNLITVPIQDDSNSGAREPPPPAPAPAHHHPEYQGQPVVSHPHHIMPPQQHYAPPPPPPPPISHPMQHPPQGAGTPHMVYSQAPPPPMTSAPPPITPPPGHIIAQMPPYMNHPPPGPPPPQHGGPPVNVNAPPPHHYNPNSLPQFSEDQGTLSPPFTQPGGMSPGMWPAPRGPPPPPRMQGPPSQAPLPGPHHPDQTRYRPYYQ, encoded by the exons ATGGACCACAAtg ACAATGATTTGCAAGGCACTAATAGTTCTGGATCATTGGGTGGTCTTGATGTTCGCAGACGAATCCCTATAAAGCTCATCTCCAAACAGCCCAACAAAACCAAACCTGCACCACGTGCTCCAAGAATTATGAACAGGATGCCTTCAAAGGCACAGGCTGGTGATGAAG AAGAATTTGATTATAATGAAGAGGAGCGATATGAGTGCAAAGGAGCTGACAAGTTTGGGAATCCAAGAAGATTCCCCGGACACATATTTTGGGACTTTAAG ATAAATTTGCTCGGAGAAAAGGATGATACACCAGTCCATTTCTGTGACAAGTGTGGATTGCCCATCAAATTGTATGGGCGCATG ATACCTTGCAAGCATGTTTTCTGCTATGACTGTGCTATATTACATGAGAAGAAGGGTGACAAGATGTGCCCAGG cTGTAATGATCCTGTGCAGCGAATTGAGCAATGTGTGCGGGGGTCTCTCTTCATGTGTAGCATTGTTCAAGGGTGCAAGAGAACATATTTGTCTCAGAGAGACTTACAGGCTCACATCAACCATCGTCATATGAGAGCTGGAAAACCTGTTACCCGTCCTCCACTTGAACCTGTACATCCTCCTATTGCCCCGCCTCCTGCTGAAATTCCTGAGCGTTTCATAATGCCACCTGATAAGCATCATATGAGCCATATTCCACCAAAGCAGCACCTCATGATGCCACCACCTCCTTTACAGCATGTGCAACACGAGCATTACAACCAACCGCACGAGGACATTCGTGCACCCCCAGCAGAGATGTCAATGGCTCCACCACCACCACGCTCGGTCAGTCAGGATACATTTCGTATTTCCACAAGAAAACACAGCAATTTAATAACTGTCCCTATTCAGGATGATTCAAATTCAGGTGCTCGAGAACCACCTCCACCAGCCCCAGCACCTGCTCATCATCATCCTGAATATCAGGGTCAACCAGTGGTATCCCATCCTCATCATATTATGCCTCCACAGCAACATTATGCACCACCCCCGCCACCGCCACCACCAATAAGCCATCCAATGCAACATCCTCCCCAGGGAGCAGGTACTCCTCATATGGTTTATAGCCAAGCTCCACCACCACCGATGACCTCTGCTCCACCACCAATAACCCCTCCCCCTGGACACATAATTGCCCAAATGCCACCATATATGAATCACCCTCCTCCAGGACCTCCCCCTCCTCAACATGGTGGCCCACCAGTAAATGTAaatgcaccccctccccatcacTATAATCCTAACTCTTTGCCGCAGTTCAGTGAAGATCAAGGAACTCTCAGCCCTCCTTTTACACAGCCTGGGGGAATGAGTCCTGGAATGTGGCCAGCTCCAAGAGggcctcctccacccccaagaaTGCAAGGCCCACCTTCTCAAGCCCCACTTCCTGGACCACATCACCCAGATCAAACCAGATATAGACCATACTACCAATGA
- the CBLL1 gene encoding E3 ubiquitin-protein ligase Hakai isoform X4, whose product MDHNDNDLQGTNSSGSLGGLDVRRRIPIKLISKQPNKTKPAPRAPRIMNRMPSKAQAGDEEFDYNEEERYECKGADKFGNPRRFPGHIFWDFKINLLGEKDDTPVHFCDKCGLPIKLYGRMIPCKHVFCYDCAILHEKKGDKMCPGCNDPVQRIEQCVRGSLFMCSIVQGCKRTYLSQRDLQAHINHRHMRAGKPVTRPPLEPVHPPIAPPPAEIPERFIMPPDKHHMSHIPPKQHLMMPPPPLQHVQHEHYNQPHEDIRAPPAEMSMAPPPPRSVSQDTFRISTRKHSNLITVPIQDDSNSGAREPPPPAPAPAHHHPEYQGQPVVSHPHHIMPPQQHYAPPPPPPPPISHPMQHPPQGAGTPHMVYSQAPPPPMTSAPPPITPPPGHIIAQMPPYMNHPPPGPPPPQHGGPPVNVNAPPPHHYNPNSLPQFSEDQGTLSPPFTQPGGMSPGMWPAPRGPPPPPRMQGPPSQAPLPGPHHPDQTRYRPYYQ is encoded by the exons ATGGACCACAAtg ACAATGATTTGCAAGGCACTAATAGTTCTGGATCATTGGGTGGTCTTGATGTTCGCAGACGAATCCCTATAAAGCTCATCTCCAAACAGCCCAACAAAACCAAACCTGCACCACGTGCTCCAAGAATTATGAACAGGATGCCTTCAAAGGCACAGGCTGGTGATGAAG AATTTGATTATAATGAAGAGGAGCGATATGAGTGCAAAGGAGCTGACAAGTTTGGGAATCCAAGAAGATTCCCCGGACACATATTTTGGGACTTTAAG ATAAATTTGCTCGGAGAAAAGGATGATACACCAGTCCATTTCTGTGACAAGTGTGGATTGCCCATCAAATTGTATGGGCGCATG ATACCTTGCAAGCATGTTTTCTGCTATGACTGTGCTATATTACATGAGAAGAAGGGTGACAAGATGTGCCCAGG cTGTAATGATCCTGTGCAGCGAATTGAGCAATGTGTGCGGGGGTCTCTCTTCATGTGTAGCATTGTTCAAGGGTGCAAGAGAACATATTTGTCTCAGAGAGACTTACAGGCTCACATCAACCATCGTCATATGAGAGCTGGAAAACCTGTTACCCGTCCTCCACTTGAACCTGTACATCCTCCTATTGCCCCGCCTCCTGCTGAAATTCCTGAGCGTTTCATAATGCCACCTGATAAGCATCATATGAGCCATATTCCACCAAAGCAGCACCTCATGATGCCACCACCTCCTTTACAGCATGTGCAACACGAGCATTACAACCAACCGCACGAGGACATTCGTGCACCCCCAGCAGAGATGTCAATGGCTCCACCACCACCACGCTCGGTCAGTCAGGATACATTTCGTATTTCCACAAGAAAACACAGCAATTTAATAACTGTCCCTATTCAGGATGATTCAAATTCAGGTGCTCGAGAACCACCTCCACCAGCCCCAGCACCTGCTCATCATCATCCTGAATATCAGGGTCAACCAGTGGTATCCCATCCTCATCATATTATGCCTCCACAGCAACATTATGCACCACCCCCGCCACCGCCACCACCAATAAGCCATCCAATGCAACATCCTCCCCAGGGAGCAGGTACTCCTCATATGGTTTATAGCCAAGCTCCACCACCACCGATGACCTCTGCTCCACCACCAATAACCCCTCCCCCTGGACACATAATTGCCCAAATGCCACCATATATGAATCACCCTCCTCCAGGACCTCCCCCTCCTCAACATGGTGGCCCACCAGTAAATGTAaatgcaccccctccccatcacTATAATCCTAACTCTTTGCCGCAGTTCAGTGAAGATCAAGGAACTCTCAGCCCTCCTTTTACACAGCCTGGGGGAATGAGTCCTGGAATGTGGCCAGCTCCAAGAGggcctcctccacccccaagaaTGCAAGGCCCACCTTCTCAAGCCCCACTTCCTGGACCACATCACCCAGATCAAACCAGATATAGACCATACTACCAATGA